TTTTCACAGATGAAAAGAAAGCACCTAGTGTTTTTTTGCCAGGGAGAGCATAAGAAGTCAGTAAAGGATGTGAGCCTTTCAACCACAACAGTGCCTTCTACTTGAATCAGTTTTACTATTGACTTCTGACCAACTTCAAGTTTTTATATCAAAAAACACTAACTTGCTGATATATACTACCAGCTTACATACACCCCACAAAAATGTGGGAAAGCTTCAAAGCAACTCATCAAATAAgttcatttttaataaaagaggTGTCTGGACTGGTCTATGTGCACCTCGACTATTTGACCAGGTACGTGCTAGAACATCCCGCTAGCACATGTATCAAATAACTCATCCCCGCCAAGGCTAAGGCAAATGGAAAGGACTCACGTGTCGTTATTTTACTGAGAACTCATCAAGCAAATTAATAGAAATTCCTACATTGCAAGAGGTGTTGCACCAATGGATAAAAGCATTTACTTTCTTAATATACCAAACAAAACACAGAAACATCTGCACCataaaaacagaaaataatacaaaagcagAACGAAGTTACAGTCATATTGTTAGAAGTATGTATCCTCAAAATCAGTCTGAGAAAGGGACATTACCTTCCGGAAAACATTATCCGTAGAATTTGTTTCTGCAAATCTTTTGGACTTCACCACCACCTGAGGTTGCTAAATGGTCTGACATGCAAGATAGAACATGTAATGAATCTACTCAAAGAGACAAATCAGTCTATCATAGAAAGAAAATCTACAGATATTATTAGTCATTCTAAACTGATGAAGTTGCACCATGTTAGTAAATGATAGACATCTACAGATAAATACTTCTCTCCGTTAAGAATAGTATATCGTGACTCAATTTCAGTTCAAATCTGTCTGAACTAACTCAAGACCTAATCGGAAATGCTGGTTATCTTCATAGCCTTAAGACTATAAATTGGCCAAGGTACTTTCACTCCAACAAGCAGCTTATCAAGTTAATATGTCGTTATGCATAGAGTATTACATCAACAATGCAAAGTTAATAGCATCTAAATAGAGGTAGTAAACCAAAGAAGGAATTTCTGAACAAGAATCCATGAGCTTATAACAGTTGATACTAACTAAATGCTGCAGAACAAACTTGTTGAAATCTTACCAAAGGTAAAGATCTCTAAGAGTCCCACAAATACTTCCACCCAAAATAGAAGAAACAATAACATTTCCATATCACATATTTGTTCAGAACTGGGCAAGCAAAGAAGAACATACTGCagatatttttattactttcgagttgttcaaaaagaaaatgaacacGAAATTTTCATAGGCTAGAGTATATGGACACTTGAAATCGGTCTACAAGAGGACACTGCACATTTCAATATCAGTACAAAAGTAGTAACATAAATTCATAGACCTCGAATAAAATAGTGGAAGCATGTACATGGCAAATGAGAATCAATAATCACGGGCAACAGCTAGTGCATCGAATCAGTCCATTTTCGTTGCAACTGGGGCACCTCCTCAACTTCCCTTCCTCCTCTTCAAATACTTTTCGACTTCCATTGCAATTTGGGCAGGGTACGAACCTTGCATCGCCACAGCTTCCACAAACAAAACCAGAATGCTTTACTGCAAAGCCTTCCACGAGTTCAGCCAGTTCTCCAGCCTCATGAAGTTGCTTAATCTCTTCTGCACCACCAATGTACTTTCCTCCAATAAAAACCTGAGGCAAGCTAATCACTTTTCCATCCAAAGCGCTTTGCAACTCTTTCCTATATGATGAATCCATAGATACATCTCTTTCATCCACACACACCCGAAAACCTCTAAAGATCGTTCGCACTGTGCAGCATTCTTCATAAGTCTTCCTGATTCCTCTTAAACTAGTAAAATACAGAACAATCTTATCCTCTGTACCCTTTAAATGGACATCATTATTGGGTAACAATGAGCTCAATAAACTTGCATTACTTGACTCTAACTCTATCGTATTAGCAATTTCAGGCTGTATTTTATCCTCCTTACCCTTTAAATGGAAATCATTTTCAGCCAACAAACTTGTGTTACTCGACTTTAACTCTATCGAACTAACAATTTCGGGCTTTGGACAATCTTCTGATTCTTTGTACACAAATCTTTTGGAGGACAATGCTTGTCTATAGCTTGAAGCTACATTAGGATCCATTTTAGCAAGCAATTGTTCCTCAGACAAATGCTTCCACAGCGGCTTCGAATCTGAGTGCTCAACAAACTCATAGGTTTTTTCCAACTCACTTGTGTCCAATTCACTATGGATATCAAGACTCTTAGACTTAACCTTTCTAGGGGACTCAATCTTGGACTGCACCATATGGAAATCAAACTCATCAAGTCCTTCCATGAGCTCCCAAGTGTTGATTACTGAATCAGGAGATAACGGGTCTTGTGGTTCCGTCCCATTTAGGGATTTTGTCATTTGGGTAGTAGGATTCTTGAAATTTCCACCATGGaaattagggttagggttagggttaggaatTTGGGGGTCAATCAACACAAGGGAACCATAAGTAGTAGAGGTAAGAGAAACCAAATGATGTGTGTCACCTTTGCACATAGCAGGATGATGAACCAAAGGAGTTGGAAGAGACAGGGTTCTTGAAACTGGAGTTGAAGATGAATCTGAGTATGAATATGGAGATTGTGAatgtgaagaagatgaagaattcCATGGATTTTGTGGATCTGCTGTAACAAAATCATAGGAACGAGAAGCTGAACACCCCATTAATGGATTAATCAATAAAGACAGAATCTTTTGAACTAAATCCAAAcaacacaaataaaaatgaaatctttGAACAGATAACAAGAACCCAcagaacaaaaaaatgaatctttttagctcaaaacaacaacttaacaaaagaaaaatgaaatttatgaaCCAAAAACAAGAACCCCACAGAAAGAAATGAATCTTTCTAGCTCAAAACAACAACTTaacctaaaaaaaaatgatatttttaacaGAAAACGAGAACCCCactgaaaaaaattgaatctttttaGCTCAAAAACAACACCTTagcataaaaaaatgaaatctttaGACAGAAATCGAGAACCCCACAGATCTTTTTAGCACAAAACAAGAACTCAACAGAGAAAAGAGAACTTATTGAGTAGAAAACAAGAACATAATGGATAAAAACGAGGTCGTTTAAGCATGAACAAGAAGAGAATTTTTAGCAAGAATCTAGTAACAGAAACATTTAAATCTTGTGGCAGAAAAACATTGAggtgaaaagacaaaaaaaatgaaaatcttttAGCAGAAAGCAGGAGATTTTACAATGGAAAAAAGTGACAATTTTTGACAGAAAGAAGAAATTCTTTTTGGGATAAAAGGGGCTATTGATGTCAAAGTACAGTTGGGAAGATGATGAATTGAATAACAGAAAAGATTGAAAATAAATGCAACTTATGGTAGCTTTGGGAAGTTAACATACTAACAGCTTATTTTCAAGCTATAGTTAATTGAATGAGAATAATTATATAGTGAAATTTTTCTATAATACCCTCTTCCTAATAACATTTCATACAAATTATGATCAATAACAATATTTcgttataacaataataaaatatactatATCAAGATATAGTTATAAAAAGTTTGATGGTATTTTAGAAATGCCAATAATAGTTATGATAGAAAGATAATATTAATGAGCATTTCTTCGTTCTTAATCAGAAGATTGATATTCTAAGAGAAATTATCGagaaaaaagattattattattataagtattagaagaatattttcttGTTTCAACTGCTTAAGCAATCTATTTATGACTAATTCAAATGCACTTATTTAGGAAAACTCTTAGGAAATACTATTATAATATATGGATAAAGTCAATTGTTTTATGTTGAGaatattattgttttcttgaatcattattttgataattttaagtaAACGTCACCCTgcaaattaagttaatttaatgcataaaaacaaaaaacaaaaacatgtcagatttataatatataagGGTTAATGACATTTATTATTAGtcaatcaaaacaattaattttgatATCTTACTTAAGTTAATTGAGTTCGTGCACTTTTGATCTCTCTGACAGTTCATATGTGTTGTGATGATAATTTTGATTTGTCACTTTATAttaactataataatatattatagaatatacaaatagtcaaacataacatattttattttctacatAAAAGGCCCAAAAATCAtactttaatgagaaaattTGATCACCAAACATAATAAGGGTTTATAGCTATAGATTTAATTATTgcatttcataattataattatattcattaagagGTTAtagttgtaaattttttttccgAATTTTATATTTCAGTTGCGAATATACAATTAAGGCAAGTATGTgaatttcatataattaataatttttcaaaattttatttgtatattttgtttgccaatatacaaacaacgtagtttattatgaatttttcataAACCTCCTACGGAAAGtcaagataaatatatataaaattctgaatttataaatcagaaacaaaattatacaaatatcgAATGTATATCAAATCAGACGAATAGCAAAATAGGCGAAACTATAGCAGCAAATTAGAATTTCCTAAACAGtactataacatttaatataatttaaaattttaagtatttGCTATTCTGCCAAAATTTCTCCGTTTTGAATTGATTAAAAATAGGATTGAATCATATAtcacaataataaaatacaaaattaatcaataaactAAAAGtttattattcataaattatattttagtaatAATGTCTGTGGGGTTGTTTCATTTAATGTTAATTATTACTAAATccttaataattaatataggaTAAGTATTGAGCAACTgtcagaaaaaaagaagaagttaacATTGATTAATGATTAAGCAAACACCATGTGAACTCAATTGTCTACCAATTACaagtattaaaaaattaacaagaagattatttttgtaattaaccccttaaaaaattgaaaattttaaaataaatgtagatacttttaaaaaagaaataaattgcaaggacaatatagaaaaattgtaattaatttttttgatatagtaAAACGATCAACTAACGTGAGATAACTATTTTTAGTAAGATAATcaactaatataaaatagagGAAATATAACCCgacaatttcattaattatcTTAActtatcaattaataaaagacTATTTCTCCACTCTTTTCTTGttataaatatcattaatttcTAATCTAATCTACTATTTTATTGGATTAGATATCAACCTAATAAATAGGACGGTTAATAATTCGCTCAAAGTTCAAATTTACATGAATTAGATGAACTATGATTTTATAGGCTAATTTTGTCCATCTCTAACTATGCCTATCAAATCACACaacttgaaatatatatatatatataagcgtGAAGcttttaacttaaaagttgaattactattttgtttttaaactaaataaatatattaatatataattaatttaatattagataatatttttttatttaaattcatgccTCTAGACACAATGGTTCAAATTCTTTTGGGAAATAGTTACAAGAAGAGGAAAGAccaaaagttgaatttttcttaataaatgtgtatatcaatttttctttatcaaaatcaatttaattttggcTTGGGACTGTGTCGGTGATTATTTCTTTATCACCTTTTGTTGTTAATAGAGAAAAGATATATAAGAAGTAGTATAGACACTAAAGGTAATTTCATTCATATTGaatctttatgttttttcttttttattattttatttatttaatcttgattttgtttattgtattttaatatgttttctttaagTTTTTGATCTTGTTTTCATCAAATTGTGCTAAGAATCTGTGATacaatttgttaattttatgtGATCTTTTTAGTGTTATTTGCTTTTGATTCTTCTTTCTTAATATTAGATTTTGATGTATTCTTTGAATATAAACTTTTTTATTGGTTTTATGGTATTTGATATGCTTAGCCTCATTATGGTTTCAATCTAGACTAGAAGAGGTTTATacagttattattttatttttgtgtgatCTTGTTAATATGTTGTATCATTGaatgtttctttatatttattttttgactatttttagtaattttgaaatgtattctCGAGGTATTGATCAATTTTATACGTTATGTgatagttttctattttttatcttGGGATTTCAACTTTTGTTGGTTTTTTGACGaactttttcatcctttaagaAATGTAGTTATTACTGTCAACACATAGTATAGGATCATAGAGACATTAACTTTCAGAAAGTCATCGTAGTAATGCCACTTTTATggtaacaattaaaataatatggtTGAACCTCACTTTTATGGTACCAATTAAATTGAAAagtcatgcatatatataatacaagtgTATGTAATACAAATGACCAGTGAATAAATATATGGTTCTCATATCTATATTTGATAATAGGGTAATATTACTTGACGTTtcaattaattcacaaaatttGGAGTATACATGTCACCCTTCATCGTTTCaagtttatgattatttttctaaaaaatctactttatgcctcatttatatattttatacttgtgtcatttaaaaaaaatgaaatattaattaataaggtacacgtgcgttgcacgtgagCAAAGaccagtatatatatatatataacaaaagaCAAAAATTACTTGATTGACGTAAACCTATAAATTGACGAacagaaaaaaaagagattaatTTGGTCTTgaaaaacatacataaaataaaatttacaaaataatacaaGATTAAATACcacataatttataattatagattTGTAATTGGACTATCAAACTTCAGAAGCTCTGGAGCTCTTACAAATATagccatatctagttcatcccAATAAGACTATAACTTCAACTCCACCTCCACTTAGGTTATCCAGTAAATAGAACTACTTGTTGAGAGGCCCATTTTCCATGCTCACCCTAATGGGCCTTCCCAACCAAAGTCCCAAgtcattacataattttttaaaaagtttccTATTGGGTGTTCGGTATCCATATTGAAGCTTGATTATTCTTGATTCGCATTGCTAGGGCTCCATTATGGGGGAAAATGCTCCGTACCAAGGACTTTTTCATATGAAAAGCTCGAACCCAAGATGTTGATGAAAGAAGGAACAACCTCACTACACCTTCATTTTTTGAGATTCGTTATTACTTTACATTTTTTAGGAGAATAGAAAAGAATATTATTGGGAGTGGGGTTCATGGTCAGGGTTGGGTTCTTTGGTTGAGGTTGAAAATCAGGTGTCTTCAGTTGGGATCAAGACCTGACTCCATACCTCGATACGGGACCACACTTCCAACCTCGGCCTAGAACCAACTCCCAACCTTTACCAAAGTCCTAACCTCGACTTGGGACCTGATTTGACCCTGATCTCGACTTGTACCAACTCTCATTTTTGACATCAATCCAGGAGTTGAATTCAGTTTCAAACCCTAGATCCAAGACCGAAGTTTTCATTCCTGACCCTTGACCTGGCCT
The sequence above is a segment of the Solanum lycopersicum chromosome 10, SLM_r2.1 genome. Coding sequences within it:
- the LOC101245010 gene encoding uncharacterized protein At5g39865, with the translated sequence MGCSASRSYDFVTADPQNPWNSSSSSHSQSPYSYSDSSSTPVSRTLSLPTPLVHHPAMCKGDTHHLVSLTSTTYGSLVLIDPQIPNPNPNPNFHGGNFKNPTTQMTKSLNGTEPQDPLSPDSVINTWELMEGLDEFDFHMVQSKIESPRKVKSKSLDIHSELDTSELEKTYEFVEHSDSKPLWKHLSEEQLLAKMDPNVASSYRQALSSKRFVYKESEDCPKPEIVSSIELKSSNTSLLAENDFHLKGKEDKIQPEIANTIELESSNASLLSSLLPNNDVHLKGTEDKIVLYFTSLRGIRKTYEECCTVRTIFRGFRVCVDERDVSMDSSYRKELQSALDGKVISLPQVFIGGKYIGGAEEIKQLHEAGELAELVEGFAVKHSGFVCGSCGDARFVPCPNCNGSRKVFEEEEGKLRRCPSCNENGLIRCTSCCP